In a single window of the Littorina saxatilis isolate snail1 linkage group LG3, US_GU_Lsax_2.0, whole genome shotgun sequence genome:
- the LOC138962983 gene encoding uncharacterized protein, whose translation MGRNSSLWFFSAILIAGVGDVLCNSIRDADGDDYPFRNVSLPWDVRVDDIVKRLTLEEMQLQMARGGAGKIGGPAPAISRLGIGPYEWDTECLRGDVRAPDNATAFPQALGLAAAFSYDLLFRVAEATGVEVRGKHNDFVKQGNYGGHTGASCFSPVINIMRDSRWGRNQETYGEDPYLSGIYATAYVKGLQGNDPRYVRASAGCKHFDVHGGPENIPANRGSFDAEVSEEDWRMTHLPAFKRCVEAGTYNLMCSYNRINGVPACANKKLLTDITRGEWGFKGYVVSDEGAIENVISQHHYLNNSVDTVAACVNAGCNLELSGNLKTPVYFSLVDAVKQGKVTEDKVRESVRPLFYTRMRLGEFDPPEMNPYSKLSSAEVETAEHKALAVEAAMKSFVLLKNNGILPLKGKPYSKIGVVGPFANTTQITGDYYPIAPDSVKTTALQALTTLAQNVQFAQGCDQVNAKCVQYDSQSVIKAVAGTDVNFVLLGTGQISEGEGHDRADTELPGLQKQLLQDVLANTKNTSVVLLLFNAGPVNISFVDQDPRVAAILECFFPAQATGEAIGHVLLNDVTGAVPAGRLPYTWPMLASQLPPMVNYSMQGRTYRYFEGEPLYPFGYGLSYTTFQYSDLSYTSAISAGQPLSVSLTVTNTGSMDADEVVQVYIQWKDASLPAPKIQLAWFNRVTIAAGQKSQLSFEVEARTMALWINDGWFVKPGTMEIFAGGQQPNVKRTVPSNVLTGAFTVTGTKYLGRY comes from the exons ATGGGGCGCAATTCATCTCTCTGGTTCTTTTCAGCCATTCTGATCGCTGGGGTCGGTGACGTGTTGTGTAACAGCATCCGTGATGCCGATGGCGATGACTACCCGTTCCGTAACGTGTCCCTACCCTGGGACGTGAGGGTGGATGACATCGTCAAGAGACTGACCCTGGAGGAGATGCAGCTACAGATGGCGCGGGGAGGAGCCGGGAAGATAG GCGGGCCAGCCCCAGCCATCTCGAGACTGGGTATCGGACCGTACGAGTGGGACACCGAGTGTCTGAGGGGGGATGTCCGCGCTCCAGACAATGCTACAGCTTTTCCTCAAGCTCTGGGACTTGCCGCTGCCTTCAG ttatgaCCTGTTGTTCCGGGTGGCCGAAGCGACAGGGGTGGAAGTGAGAGGAAAACACAACGACTTCGTCAAACAGGGAAACTACGGGGGGCACACGGGTGCCTCCTGCTTCTCCCCCGTCATCAACATCATGAGGGACTCCAGATGGGGAAGGAACCAG GAAACGTACGGCGAAGACCCTTACCTGTCCGGCATCTATGCTACGGCCTATGTGAAAGGTCTCCAAGGTAACGACCCTCGCTACGTCCGTGCCAGCGCTGGATGCAAACACTTTGATGTTCACGGTGGTCCTGAAAACATTCCGGCCAACAGAGGCTCTTTTGATGCTGAA GTATCGGAGGAGGACTGGAGAATGACACACCTGCCTGCTTTCAAGAGATGTGTGGAGGCTGGCACCTACAACCTGATGTGTAGCTATAACAG AATCAATGGTGTACCAGCATGCGCCAACAAGAAGCTACTGACAGACATCACACGAGGAGAGTGGGGATTTAAGGGCTACGTCGTCAGTGACGAAGGCGCCATCGAGAACGTCATCTCCCAGCACCACTACCTCAACAACAGCGTCGACACCGTGGCTGCCTGCGTCAATGCTGGCTGTAACCTGGAGCTGTCTGGAAATTTGAAAACGCCTGTCTACTTCTCTTTGG TTGACGCGGTGAAACAAGGAAAGGTCACAGAGGACAAAGTACGGGAGAGTGTCCGACCATTGTTCTACACCAGAATGAGGCTGGGCGAGTTTGACCCACCGGAAATGAACCCCTACAGCAAACTGAGCTCGGCGGAAGTGGAGACTGCTGAACACAAGGCCCTGGCTGTGGAGGCAGCCATGAAATCCTTCGTGCTGCTCAAGAACAACGGGATTCTGCCTCTGAAGGGGAAGCCATATAGCAAAATCGGA GTGGTTGGTCCCTTTGCCAACACTACCCAGATTACCGGAGATTACTACCCTATCGCGCCGGACAGCGTCAAGACCACGGCGCTACAGGCACTGACCACTCTCGCACAGAACGTCCAGTTTGCCCAAGGCTGCGACCAGGTCAACGCCAAGTGTGTCCAGTATGACTCTCAGTCGGTCATCAAGGCAGTGGCCGGCACCGATGTCAACTTCGTCCTTCTTGGAACTG ggcaaatcagcgaaggcGAGGGTCACGATAGAGCTGATACTGAACTGCCCGGACTGCAGAAGCAACTTTTGCAAGATGTTCTGGCTAACA cCAAAAATACGTCCGTCGTGCTGCTGCTGTTCAACGCTGGCCCTGTCAATATCTCCTTCGTTGACCAGGATCCCCGTGTAGCGGCCATCTTGGAATGTTTCTTCCCCGCCCAGGCCACAGGCGAGGCTATAGGTCACGTGTTGctgaatgacgtcacaggcgCGGTGCCTGCTGGGAGACTGCCGTACACATGGCCAATGTTGGCTTCACAG CTTCCTCCCATGGTGAACTACTCGATGCAGGGCAGAACGTACCGCTACTTTGAGGGGGAGCCGCTCTACCCGTTTGGCTACGGACTGTCCTACACCACGTTTCAATATTCTGACCTGTCTTACACGAGCGCCATCAGCGCTGGTCAGCCTCTGTCCGTGTCCCTCACGGTGACCAACACTGGGTCAATGGATGCCGATGAG GTTGTACAAGTTTACATCCAATGGAAAGATGCGTCACTTCCGGCCCCCAAGATTCAACTGGCCTGGTTCAACCGTGTGACGATAGCAGCAGGCCAAAAATCACAACTTTCTTTTGAAGTTGAAGCCAGGACCATGGCACTCTGGATCAACGATGGCTGGTTTGTCAAACCAG GAACGATGGAGATATTCGCTGGAGGCCAACAGCCGAATGTGAAGCGTACGGTGCCTAGCAACGTTCTGACTGGTGCCTTCACCGTCACTGGAACCAAATATTTGGGTCGATACTGA